One Clostridium estertheticum DNA segment encodes these proteins:
- a CDS encoding corrinoid protein: MNKELLFKEIITQLVEMEEAKVVELCKKSLELNIPAYETVISALIPGMNEVGRLYEEEEYFLPEVLMCSDAFNSGLELVKPFIDKSSMGKAIKVVIGVIEGDTHDIGKNLVKIMMEASGFEVYDLGRDVKLESFIEKAEEVNSDIICMSTLMTTTMDGMKTVIDRLKERNIRDKYKIMIGGGPISSRYAEMIGADLYTNDANEAVRKAKELVGVGA, translated from the coding sequence ATGAACAAAGAACTTTTATTTAAAGAAATTATTACTCAATTAGTCGAAATGGAGGAAGCAAAGGTAGTAGAGTTATGTAAAAAGTCTTTAGAACTGAACATACCTGCTTATGAAACTGTAATATCTGCACTTATACCTGGTATGAATGAGGTAGGAAGGCTTTATGAAGAGGAAGAATATTTTTTACCTGAGGTTTTAATGTGCTCTGATGCATTTAACTCTGGACTTGAGCTTGTAAAACCTTTCATTGATAAAAGTTCAATGGGAAAAGCGATTAAGGTAGTTATCGGTGTAATAGAGGGAGATACTCATGATATTGGTAAAAACCTCGTAAAAATTATGATGGAAGCATCAGGATTTGAGGTTTATGATCTAGGAAGAGATGTCAAACTGGAGAGCTTTATTGAAAAGGCAGAAGAGGTAAATAGCGATATAATCTGTATGTCAACTTTAATGACCACTACTATGGATGGAATGAAAACAGTTATAGATAGATTAAAAGAAAGAAATATTAGGGATAAATATAAAATAATGATAGGTGGAGGACCGATCTCCTCGCGTTATGCAGAAATGATAGGTGCAGATTTATATACAAATGATGCAAACGAAGCAGTTAGAAAAGCAAAAGAATTAGTAGGGGTGGGAGCATAA